In Elaeis guineensis isolate ETL-2024a chromosome 1, EG11, whole genome shotgun sequence, a genomic segment contains:
- the LOC105037962 gene encoding UPF0481 protein At3g47200 produces the protein MDELLSPVFIPCASRVSYEPEDPSYTERVMPSTSRKTDEDWIKKVRDRVKSACPVHHADKPCTIFKVPEHIRQLAPKAYEPVIASLGPFHHHLYASCVITDHKWRCVWHLLSRHESQEYADKLLDECLMELKERDAEVRNCYSEVLPRRLDAQNLALIMLLDGCFIIYLMLKMHARIESSREQVKKDQEQDDTVGKLEDKTGKEGEDKKMKECTTEAGQGELVLTIDQEKEKLPPDPTVAGLFTLDLVIHDLLKLENQIPFDIIQLLFDKLKPCEDEKIDLVDLALQLFKDIHPNESKSFKKKSPREYHHLLHLFHSSRITSEKLVKSKWKKAEVASSQGSTQGTLTSAPKWIPSAIELGRCGVKFKRKEPADNFLDITFEWRKIKVTPLFCLLKLWLMFRSGRMEIPPLQIYDYTDALFRNLIAFEQCYFDTEMYITIYALFMDCIIDQAEDVRLLHLEDILEHKLSNDQAVAELFNKLGCQIRFTWKKNYLTNQIMKINNFCDSRWHKWLAALRRDYLGNPWAIISVLAAFILLLLTTEQAVFSALSYHHS, from the coding sequence ATGGATGAATTGCTCAGCCCAGTTTTTATCCCTTGCGCCAGTCGGGTCAGCTATGAACCAGAAGATCCGTCTTATACAGAAAGAGTAATGCCTTCCACTAGCAGAAAAACCGACGAGGACTGGATCAAAAAAGTGAGGGATCGTGTAAAGTCAGCGTGCCCCGTGCACCATGCTGACAAGCCATGCACCATCTTCAAGGTCCCCGAGCACATTCGGCAATTGGCACCTAAAGCCTACGAACCAGTGATTGCTTCCTTGGGACCTTTTCACCACCACCTATATGCGAGTTGTGTCATTACGGACCACAAGTGGCGGTGTGTCTGGCACCTTCTATCGCGTCATGAAAGTCAAGAGTATGCAGATAAATTGTTGGATGAGTGCTTGATGGAGTTGAAGGAACGGGATGCCGAGGTCCGGAACTGCTACTCTGAGGTGCTCCCTCGACGGCTGGATGCCCAAAACTTGGCATTGATAATGTTGCTTGACGGGTGCTTCATCATTTATCTCATGCTAAAAATGCATGCGAGGATAGAATCGTCGAGGGAGCAAGTGAAAAAGGATCAAGAGCAGGACGACACGGTGGGAAAGTTGGAAGATAAGACAGGCAAGGAGGGTGAGGACAAGAAGATGAAAGAGTGTACGACTGAGGCAGGGCAAGGGGAGTTGGTCTTAACAATTGATCAGGAGAAGGAGAAACTGCCTCCGGACCCAACCGTGGCAGGGTTATTCACTCTTGATTTAGTGATTCATGATCTGTTGAAGCTTGAGAACCAAATTCCTTTCGACATCATCCAATTGCTATTCGATAAGCTTAAACCATGTGAGGATGAAAAGATTGATCTTGTCGACCTTGCCCTCCAACTCTTCAAAGACATCCATCCCAATGAATCCAAATCATTCAAGAAAAAGTCTCCCAGGGAATACCATCATCTGCTTCATCTATTCCATTCATCTCGGATCACTTCAGAAAAGCTAGTGAAGTCTAAGTGGAAAAAGGCAGAAGTTGCTTCTTCGCAGGGATCGACACAAGGGACTCTAACGTCTGCACCCAAGTGGATTCCTAGTGCGATAGAGCTCGGCAGGTGTGGGGTGAAGTTCAAGAGGAAGGAACCGGCAGATAATTTCTTGGACATAACATTCGAGTGGAGGAAGATAAAGGTCACGCCATTGTTCTGCCTCTTGAAGTTGTGGTTGATGTTTAGGAGTGGACGGATGGAGATACCACCACTACAAATTTATGACTATACCGATGCACTATTCCGAAACCTCATAGCTTTTGAACAGTGCTATTTCGACACTGAGATGTATATCACAATATACGCACTTTTCATGGATTGCATCATCGATCAGGCTGAGGACGTCCGATTGCTTCACTTGGAAGATATATTGGAACACAAACTAAGCAATGATCAAGCAGTGGCAGAACTCTTCAATAAGTTGGGCTGTCAGATACGCTTTACTTGGAAAAAGAACTACCTTACAAATCAGATTATGAAAATAAACAATTTTTGTGACTCTAGATGGCACAAATGGCTTGCTGCATTGAGGCGAGACTATCTTGGTAATCCATGGGCTATAATTTCAGTTTTGGCTGCGTTCATTCTTCTCTTGCTGACCACCGAGCAGGCAGTATTTTCTGCTTTATCCTATCATCACTCTTGA